Proteins encoded together in one Peribacillus asahii window:
- a CDS encoding acetolactate synthase large subunit — MKAAELFVKCLEKQNVEYIFGVPGEENIDLVDALNQSSIKFIVCRHETGAALIAGMMGKLTGKPGVCLSTLGPGATNMVTGVACATLDRMPLVAITAQTDLTMQHKSSHQYLNLIELYRPISKWNTSIHDGSVIPEVVAKAFTLATSNLPGAIHIELPNNIASTLVQGQPLQNELDSQKVIASNQSLSDVAMAINEAKFPLVLIGNNAIGEDVPTEIITFIEKLQSPFTETFMAKGVVPENHPLHLQTIGLPEGDFVNQAFSRADLVITIGYDPIEYGPQKWNKLLAPIIHIDVNGAETDSFYPVKASLVGDLSANLQSLTVQIHQRNEMDPFYRNIKETITNDKLINTTSDACPLSPQRIIQEIQAVLSSDDIVLSDVGAHKLWIGRQYEALKPNTCIISNGLASMGIALPGAIGAKLACPDKKVIAVCGDGAFVMSAAEFATAVQLKLPIVIMIWRDGRYGMIEWEQENKLSHSSNIEFDNPDFVALAKSYGAKGYKVTQATELSGILQQALLEKGPVLIECPVDYEENFRLSERLKNSH; from the coding sequence TTGAAAGCAGCTGAGCTTTTTGTAAAATGTTTAGAGAAACAAAATGTGGAATACATATTTGGAGTGCCTGGAGAAGAAAATATTGATTTAGTAGATGCACTAAATCAGTCATCCATCAAGTTTATCGTTTGCAGACATGAAACAGGGGCAGCGTTAATCGCTGGGATGATGGGCAAATTGACAGGAAAACCAGGCGTTTGCCTGTCAACGCTTGGACCTGGAGCTACCAATATGGTGACAGGTGTTGCCTGTGCTACCTTGGATAGAATGCCGTTAGTCGCCATTACAGCACAGACCGACCTCACGATGCAACATAAAAGTTCTCACCAATATTTAAATCTTATCGAGTTATACCGTCCGATTTCGAAATGGAATACATCTATTCACGATGGTTCCGTTATTCCCGAAGTTGTCGCTAAGGCATTTACATTAGCGACAAGTAATTTACCTGGAGCCATTCATATAGAACTCCCAAATAATATTGCCTCCACTCTCGTACAAGGGCAACCTTTACAAAACGAACTGGATAGCCAAAAAGTCATCGCGTCTAACCAATCCTTATCTGATGTCGCCATGGCCATTAATGAAGCAAAATTCCCGCTTGTTCTAATAGGAAATAATGCGATAGGCGAAGATGTTCCTACCGAAATTATAACGTTTATCGAAAAGCTTCAATCCCCCTTTACGGAAACGTTTATGGCAAAGGGCGTTGTTCCTGAAAATCACCCTCTTCATTTACAAACAATTGGGTTGCCTGAAGGGGATTTTGTTAATCAAGCTTTTTCCCGTGCTGATTTAGTCATTACCATCGGGTACGACCCTATCGAATACGGACCACAAAAGTGGAATAAATTACTGGCACCGATTATTCATATTGATGTAAATGGAGCTGAGACAGACAGCTTTTATCCCGTAAAAGCCTCTCTTGTTGGTGATTTATCCGCAAATCTTCAGAGTTTAACGGTTCAAATTCACCAAAGAAATGAGATGGATCCATTTTATCGTAATATAAAAGAAACAATAACGAATGATAAACTGATTAACACAACAAGTGACGCATGTCCGCTGAGCCCTCAACGTATCATTCAAGAAATTCAGGCAGTTCTATCAAGCGATGATATTGTACTATCAGATGTCGGAGCTCATAAGCTATGGATCGGTCGACAATATGAGGCATTAAAGCCCAATACATGTATCATTTCAAACGGGCTTGCATCAATGGGAATTGCATTGCCTGGAGCAATCGGTGCAAAACTTGCCTGTCCAGACAAAAAAGTCATCGCTGTATGTGGAGACGGAGCATTTGTCATGTCTGCAGCAGAATTTGCAACAGCAGTCCAATTAAAATTACCGATTGTTATTATGATTTGGCGTGATGGCAGATATGGAATGATTGAGTGGGAGCAAGAAAACAAGTTAAGCCATTCCTCCAATATCGAATTCGATAACCCTGATTTTGTTGCCCTGGCAAAATCATATGGTGCGAAAGGGTATAAAGTAACACAAGCGACTGAATTATCGGGAATTTTGCAACAAGCACTTTTAGAAAAAGGACCGGTTCTTATTGAATGTCCGGTCGATTATGAAGAAAATTTTCGGCTGAGTGAACGGTTGAAAAACTCTCACTAA
- a CDS encoding YceG family protein: MVNYINIEPVLFTLTEEWLKVFFASVKERPSYLINDSTYGFQRVGIRVLGTPLDQDEYYNALFEMNQESSPVHVLSEELDKTIDNQMMKSIQDILDVHQQEPKGLSINRLIAFMYGKQLIPKHHDPSLNRHIQLSVIKVIEHFQQHHSAGLLTQEFRRFLIDVVKWLKNHWAKWAETVTIGEDFPKVVWYGDMNGSQKYFLMLLMEFGCDVLLFHPEGKDLFAEIDPNNTLSIPYQYRHTAKLEPFPTHQRERQTTVAYRANKQLEIMMHDHGSGIYKPWQFRDYIPSSITLRMTYDDVFIYAREKAMIRPEFKLENNRVHIPVIFAKIQGVSKDRKQYWERMRELIDDSLALCIREFPFSQATKANYHFHYQKSLEQGTLSPEKMVNSNWWRYKHLPNGLQNAIAHTIKAYCEHPKLNKIAGESDYDLQLFLFKQANMMPEVVLQLLQQFDYAQEIPRLVLYNMEKNGEPSREDAALLLFLNEFGCDVIWYNPAGHNDIEQFINPSFYDVHWLEEVEFQQEFQEKEESIIKKIIKKIF, from the coding sequence ATGGTGAATTATATAAACATTGAACCTGTATTATTTACATTGACAGAGGAGTGGTTAAAAGTATTTTTCGCTTCGGTGAAAGAAAGACCTTCCTATCTAATTAACGATTCAACTTATGGATTTCAACGAGTGGGCATTCGTGTATTGGGTACACCTCTGGATCAAGATGAGTATTATAATGCCTTATTCGAGATGAATCAAGAGAGTTCTCCCGTTCATGTGTTGAGCGAGGAGTTGGATAAGACGATTGATAATCAGATGATGAAATCGATTCAAGATATATTGGACGTGCATCAGCAAGAACCAAAAGGCCTTTCTATCAATCGGTTAATTGCTTTTATGTATGGAAAGCAATTAATCCCAAAGCATCATGATCCATCGCTTAATCGGCATATTCAATTATCTGTTATAAAAGTGATAGAGCATTTTCAGCAGCACCATTCTGCGGGCTTATTAACGCAAGAGTTTAGGCGCTTTCTTATTGACGTGGTGAAATGGTTAAAAAACCATTGGGCGAAGTGGGCTGAAACTGTCACGATAGGTGAGGATTTTCCGAAAGTCGTTTGGTATGGTGACATGAATGGCAGTCAAAAATATTTCCTAATGTTATTGATGGAGTTTGGCTGTGATGTGTTACTTTTTCATCCTGAAGGAAAGGATCTATTTGCGGAAATCGATCCAAATAATACACTCTCTATTCCTTATCAATATCGTCATACAGCAAAGTTAGAGCCCTTCCCGACACATCAAAGAGAACGCCAAACAACCGTTGCCTATCGAGCTAATAAACAACTAGAAATTATGATGCATGACCATGGCTCGGGCATTTATAAGCCATGGCAATTTAGAGATTATATCCCGTCCTCCATTACTTTACGTATGACATATGATGATGTGTTTATTTATGCGAGGGAAAAGGCGATGATTCGTCCAGAATTTAAGCTAGAAAATAATCGGGTACATATTCCTGTGATTTTTGCCAAAATTCAAGGGGTCTCGAAAGATCGGAAACAATATTGGGAACGTATGAGGGAGCTTATCGATGATTCATTAGCTTTGTGCATTCGCGAGTTTCCTTTTTCTCAAGCGACAAAAGCGAATTATCATTTTCATTATCAAAAGTCTTTAGAACAAGGGACGCTTTCTCCAGAAAAGATGGTCAACAGCAATTGGTGGCGCTATAAACATTTGCCGAATGGACTTCAAAACGCAATTGCTCATACGATTAAAGCGTACTGCGAACATCCTAAATTAAATAAAATAGCAGGAGAATCCGATTATGATCTTCAGTTATTTCTATTTAAACAGGCTAATATGATGCCGGAAGTAGTTCTCCAATTGCTGCAACAGTTTGATTATGCTCAAGAAATTCCCCGTCTGGTTCTTTATAATATGGAGAAGAATGGAGAGCCTTCTAGGGAAGATGCTGCCCTTCTTTTGTTTTTAAATGAATTTGGCTGTGATGTAATTTGGTATAATCCAGCCGGACATAACGATATTGAACAGTTTATTAATCCATCATTTTATGATGTTCATTGGTTAGAAGAAGTGGAATTTCAACAGGAGTTTCAAGAAAAAGAAGAATCGATTATTAAGAAGATTATTAAAAAAATATTTTAA